From the Athene noctua unplaced genomic scaffold, bAthNoc1.hap1.1 HAP1_HAP1_scaffold_307, whole genome shotgun sequence genome, one window contains:
- the LOC141955562 gene encoding uncharacterized protein LOC141955562, with amino-acid sequence MEKSKQPTLQKCASATLPSTERLCPLLWSPSLSSLPMSSSSSADTVCSFPEPCPGATADLAAQERSGPAQTPKDDQALVENLGPALGQDPPLERSAGTSQGQVSGDEGEVAHRPRDVEPDPDTPVTMGSTIWAAPGGSSPAEPSPQQRVPTGRMRAWVAPGLCKGGRALRESRAQLCRRVSAWWKRDRQCCCRCSRKPLRQNYP; translated from the exons atggagaagagcaaacaaccgaccctgcagaaatg tgccagcgcgacgttgccgagcacagagcgcctctgcccgctactgtggtcaccatcgctgagctccctcccgatgagcagctccagttctgcggacaccgtctgctccttcccggagccctgccccggtgccacggcagatctggcggcacaagagcgctcaggacccgcccagacccccaaggatgatcaggcgctggtggagaatctgggaccagccctgggccaggaccccccactggagaggtcagctgggaccagtcaagggcaggtctctggggatgagggcgaagtggcacacagacccagggacgtggagccagaccctgacacccccgtgaccatgggcagcaccatctgggcggcgccgggcgggagcagcccagcggagcccagtccccagcagcgggtgcccacgggcaggatgcgtgcctgggtggccccggggctgtgcaaggggggccgtgccctgcgggagtcccgtgcccagctctgcaggcgtgtcagcgcctggtggaaacgggaccggcagtgctgctgcaggtgctcccgcaagcccctgaggcaaaattatccctga
- the LOC141955561 gene encoding uncharacterized protein LOC141955561 isoform X1, whose translation MVTNTRVAADLRETQRRAEEAELKLQRWLQSAPAETHGLALCKPFSNKERSLLSGRNSSSPPWAHSHGGFQQPHLGRHLPTVHAPPAAPPVRRRVDGRVALELKAEGRRTGEDQTHIEEMVGAGRDPRSCPRPSARALPAPGSPARPAGGAAVQQVHLPPLQCQREGTERLCPLPRTSSPSSLSASSPAPVPWRSWRRRSAGDPPSPPRMTTTLVPEEQRAPRRQQLGV comes from the exons atggtgacaaatacccgggtggccgctgacttgagggaaacacagaggagggcagaggaggcagagctgaagctgcagag atggctgcaatcagctcctgcagagacccacggccttgctctctgcaagccgttctccaacaaggAAAGGTCTTTACTGTCGGGCAGGAATTCTTCATCgccgccctgggcccacagccatggagggttccaacagcctcacctcggcagacatcttcccactgttcatgctcctcctgccgcccctcctgttcgtcggcgtgttgatggtcgagtggctctgg agctcaaggcagaagggagaagaacTGGAGAAGACCAAACCCACATTGAAGAAAtggtgggtgctggcagagaccccagatcctgccccagaccctcagcccgtgccctgcccgcgccgggcagccctgcccgtcccgccggaggggccgcggtgcagcaggttcacctccctcccctgcagtgccagcgtgaAGGAAccgagcgcctgtgcccgctacccCGGACATCGTCCCCGAGCTCCCTCTCAgcgagcagccctgccccggtgccatggCGGAGCTGGCGGCGCAGAAGTGCCGGGGACCCGCCCAGTCCCCCAAGGATGACAACAACGCTGGTTCCAgaggagcaacgggcaccccggagacagcagttgggggtgtag
- the LOC141955561 gene encoding uncharacterized protein LOC141955561 isoform X2 — protein sequence MVTNTRVAADLRETQRRAEEAELKLQRWLQSAPAETHGLALCKPFSNKERSLLSGRNSSSPPWAHSHGGFQQPHLGRHLPTVHAPPAAPPVRRRVDGRVALELKAEGRRTGEDQTHIEEMCQREGTERLCPLPRTSSPSSLSASSPAPVPWRSWRRRSAGDPPSPPRMTTTLVPEEQRAPRRQQLGV from the exons atggtgacaaatacccgggtggccgctgacttgagggaaacacagaggagggcagaggaggcagagctgaagctgcagag atggctgcaatcagctcctgcagagacccacggccttgctctctgcaagccgttctccaacaaggAAAGGTCTTTACTGTCGGGCAGGAATTCTTCATCgccgccctgggcccacagccatggagggttccaacagcctcacctcggcagacatcttcccactgttcatgctcctcctgccgcccctcctgttcgtcggcgtgttgatggtcgagtggctctgg agctcaaggcagaagggagaagaacTGGAGAAGACCAAACCCACATTGAAGAAAtg tgccagcgtgaAGGAAccgagcgcctgtgcccgctacccCGGACATCGTCCCCGAGCTCCCTCTCAgcgagcagccctgccccggtgccatggCGGAGCTGGCGGCGCAGAAGTGCCGGGGACCCGCCCAGTCCCCCAAGGATGACAACAACGCTGGTTCCAgaggagcaacgggcaccccggagacagcagttgggggtgtag
- the LOC141955563 gene encoding uncharacterized protein LOC141955563 isoform X2, which yields MVTNTRVAADLRETQRRAEEAELKLQRDPLSGDFFPIGHSVGRPKVICFTLPSTVPLSTVGGRIANTPLIQLHGHVPPQEHTLSLSSVSNSLLHKAAAICVQFPVWLLQGYILQIFSTGINILDSSQAVLLQWLFFLCGT from the exons atggtgacaaatacccgggtggccgctgacttgagggaaacacagaggagggcagaggaggcagagctgaagctgcagag ggatcccttgagtggtgatttcttcccaatcggacacagtgttggcaggcctaaagtaatttgtttcaccttaccatctaccg tgcctttgtctactgtcgggggaaggattgcaaacacgcctttaatccag ctccatggacatgtaccaccccaagagcatactttgagtctgtccag cgtatcgaactccttgctccataaagctgctgccatctgtgtacaattcccagtctggttgctccaagggtacatccttcagatcttctcgactggaataaacatactcgatagcagccaagcagtcctgctccagtggctcttcttcctgtgtggaacttaa